Proteins co-encoded in one Setaria viridis chromosome 9, Setaria_viridis_v4.0, whole genome shotgun sequence genomic window:
- the LOC117839879 gene encoding MICOS complex subunit MIC10 produces the protein MAEAPENAAPTATPAPPPPAPAPAPATSSPPPKSGIPARYDLDAKWDACLDLSIRRVAYSSLAGAFTGLLLFRSPTTRWASVALGAGVGIGAAYTECSYLFNGAPPKWSPKGEDK, from the exons ATGGCGGAGGCGCCCGAGAacgccgcccccaccgccacgcccgccccgccgccgccagcccccgcgcctgcgccggcgacCTCGTCCCCGCCTCCCAAGTCGGGGATCCCGGCGCGGTACGACCTGGACGCCAAGTGGGACGCGTGCCTCGACCTCTCCATCCGCCGCGTCGCCTactcctccctcgccggcgccttcacgggcctcctcctcttcc GTAGCCCTACTACTCGCTGGGCGTCGGTTGCCCTTGGAGCTGGTGTGGGGATAGGAGCTGCATACACTGAATGCTCGTACTTATTCAATGGTGCTCCTCCAAAGTGGTCACCCAAA GGGGAGGACAAGTAA
- the LOC117839877 gene encoding phospholipase D delta: MGKGSAELEAAVLLHGDLDIRIVEAKCLPNMDIMSERMRRCFSSCGGGAGACSGDRPTAPPDGLRRGSRSAKKKIITSDPYVSVCLAGATVAQTRVIPNSENPRWEEHFRVEVAHAAARVEFHVKDNDVFGAQLIGVASVPVHKIAAGALISGWFPIEGHCSNSPRPAPELQFSIRYEPIEDNPLYKDGVGAGPRYSGVPNAYFPLRRGGRVTLYQDAHVADGNLPKIEIDGGRIYEHGKCWEDICHAIIQAHHLVYMVGWSIYHPVKLVREPTKPLPGGTPATLGDLLKGKVREGVRVVVLLWDDKTSHDKFLFKTDGVMHTHDEETRKFFRHSGVQCILVPRYASTKLSIFKQQVVGTLFTHHQKCVIVDSQAAGNNRKITAFIGGLDLCDGRYDTPEHRLFKDLDTIFKKDFHNPTFPVNSYGPRQPWHDLHCKVEGPAAYDILTNFEQRWRKATKWKVNLKKVASWHYDTLIKLNRMSWIVSPATGEANAHVCDEQDPENWHVQVFRSIDSGSIKGFPKLVQEAESQNLVCAKNLKIDRSIHSAYVKAIRSAQRFIYIENQYFIGSSFCWPSCKNSGADNLIPIELALKIASKIKAKERFAVYIVIPMWPEGIPTTAAMQQILFWQGQTMSMMYKIVADTLQSQDLFDAHPQDYLNFYCLGKRELADGDILSPKTLCNDTSPLHMAQKFRRFMIYVHSKGMVVDDEYVIIGSANINQRSMEGSRDTEIAMGAYQPHYKWAGNTCPPRGQVYGYRMSLWAEHLGTVEECFRRPETEECVRRVKEMAEENWHKYVSPDVEEETRGGGHLLRYPVQVGKDGQVGPVPGHEFFPDVGGKVLGAQSSSLPNALTT; this comes from the exons ATGGGCAAGGGCTCGGCGGAGCTCGAAGCCGCCGTGCTGCTGCACGGCGACCTGGACATCCGCATCGTGGAGGCCAAATGCCTCCCCAACATGGACATCATGTCGGAGCGGATGCGCCGGTGCTTCAgttcctgcggcggcggcgcgggggcgtgCAGCGGGGACCGCCCCACCGCCCCCCCCGACGGCCTCCGCCGGGGCAGCAGGTcggcgaagaagaagatcatCACCAGCGACCCCTACGTGTCCGTctgcctcgccggcgccacggTCGCGCAGACCCGCGTGATCCCCAACTCGGAGAACCCCCGGTGGGAGGAGCACTTCCGCGTCGAGgtcgcgcacgccgccgcccgcgttgAGTTCCACGTCAAGGACAACGACGTCTTCGGCGCGCAGCTCATCGGCGTCGCCTCCGTGCCCGTCCACAAGATCGCCGCCGGTGCGCTCATCAGCGGCTGGTTCCCCATCGAGGGGCACTGCAGCAACTCTCCGAGACCGGCGCCTGAGCTGCAGTTCTCAATCCGATACGAGCCGATTGAGGACAACCCGTTGTACAAGGATGGGGTGGGCGCCGGCCCTCGGTACTCCGGCGTGCCCAACGCCTACTTCCCTCTCCGGCGAGGTGGCCGTGTTACTCTCTATCAGGATGCCCATGTGGCCGATGGTAATCTGCCCAAGATTGAGATAGATGGTGGCAGGATCTACGAGCATGGCAAGTGTTGGGAGGACATTTGCCACGCCATTATCCAAGCTCACCATCTGGTTTATATGGTCGGCTGGTCCATTTACCACCCTGTCAAGCTTGTGAGGGAGCCTACCAAGCCATTGCCCGGTGGAACGCCGGCAACGCTCGGGGACCTCCTCAAGGGGAAGGTTCGTGAGGGAGTCCGCGTTGTAGTGTTGCTTTGGGATGACAAGACGTCGCACGACAAATTCCTTTTCAAAACG GATGGTGTCATGCATACACATGACGAGGAAACTAGAAAATTTTTCAGGCATTCAGGAGTACAGTGTATATTGGTTCCTCGTTATGCCAGCACAAAACTTAGCATTTTCAAGCAGCAG GTTGTTGGGACTTTATTTACACATCATCAGAAATGTGTGATTGTCGATTCACAAGCAGCTGGAAATAATCGCAAAATAACTGCTTTCATTGGTGGTCTTGACTTGTGTGATGGCAGATATGATACACCTGAACATAGGCTTTTCAAAGACCTTGATACCATTTTCAAGAAGGACTTTCATAATCCAACGTTTCCA GTTAATTCCTATGGACCAAGACAACCATGGCATGATTTACATTGCAAAGTTGAGGGTCCTGCAGCCTATGACATACTGACAAACTTTGAACAGCGATGGAGAAAAGCTACAAAATGGAAAGTTAACCTTAAGAAAGTTGCCAGTTGGCATTATGACACATTGATAAAACTAAACCGGATGTCATGGATTGTTTCACCAGCTACAGGTGAAGCGAACGCGCATGTTTGTGACGAACAGGACCCAGAAAACTGGCATGTACAG GTTTTCAGGTCAATTGATTCAGGATCCATAAAGGGATTTCCTAAGCTTGTTCAGGAGGCAGAATCACAG AATCTTGTTTGTgcaaagaatttaaagattgacAGGAGCATACATAGTGCTTATGTGAAAGCCATCAGATCTGCACAGCGGTTTATATACATTGAGAACCAGTATTTCATCGGGTCTTCATTCTGCTGGCCTTCATGTAAAAATTCAG GTGCGGATAATTTAATACCCATCGAGCTGGCCTTGAAGATCGCAAGCAAGATCAAGGCAAAGGAGCGATTTGCAGTGTACATTGTCATACCAATGTGGCCTGAAGGGATCCCAACCACGGCTGCCATGCAGCAAATCCTCTTTTGGCAG GGGCAAACCATGTCTATGATGTACAAGATTGTCGCGGATACTCTTCAGAGCCAGGATCTCTTTGATGCCCATCCGCAAGACTACCTGAATTTCTACTGCCTCGGCAAACGTGAGCTTGCCGACGGTGACATCTTGTCTCCGAAGACCTTATGCAACGACACCTCTCCTCTG CACATGGCTCAGAAGTTCCGGAGGTTCATGATCTACGTGCACTCCAAAGGGATGGTCGTCGACGACGAGTACGTCATCATCGGATCAGCCAACATAAACCAGAGGTCCATGGAAGGCTCCAGGGACACCGAGATCGCAATGGGCGCGTACCAGCCGCACTACAAGTGGGCTGGAAACACATGCCCTCCTCGCGGGCAG GTGTACGGGTATAGGATGTCGCTGTGGGCGGAGCACCTGGGCACGGTGGAGGAGTGCTTCCGGCGGCCGGAGACGGAGGAGTGCGTGCGGCGGGTGAAGGAGATGGCGGAGGAGAACTGGCACAAGTACGTGTcgccggacgtggaggaggagaCGAGGGGTGGTGGCCACCTGCTGAGGTACCCTGTCCAGGTAGGGAAGGACGGGCAGGTGGGGCCGGTGCCGGGGCACGAGTTCTTCCCGGACGTCGGCGGCAAGGTCCTCGGCGCGCAGTCGTCGTCGCTGCCCAATGCCCTCACCACGTAG